In Jaculus jaculus isolate mJacJac1 chromosome 4, mJacJac1.mat.Y.cur, whole genome shotgun sequence, a single genomic region encodes these proteins:
- the Gpat2 gene encoding glycerol-3-phosphate acyltransferase 2, mitochondrial isoform X4, producing MLESRPQTQQRNNHSGQETSLWSSGFGMKLEAVTPFLGKYRPFVGRCCQTCTPKSWESLFHRSIMDLGFCNVILVKEENTRFRGWLVRRLCYFLWSLEQHIPTSCDASPKIMESTGVQNLLSGRVPGGAGEGQAPSLVKKEVHRLLGHIQAPLHPFLLRLFSWALLWFLNRLFLNVQLHKGQMKMVHKATQVGSPLIFLSTHKSLMDGILLPFVLLSQGLGVLRVAWDPCTCSPALRALLRKLGVLFLPPEANLPLDSSEGIRARAVVRAASAPLGLWTGALAVLRRLHKCWGCSSRVCVRVHFGQPFSLQEYTINARSCWDGRQTLEHLLQPIVLGQCSVVPDTEKEQEWTPTTGLLLALKEKDQLLVRRLSQHVLNASVASAAVMSTAIMATLLLFKHQKLLGEFSWLTEETLLRGFDVGFSGQLRCLTKHTLSLLRAHVVLLRVHQGDLVVVPRPGPGLTYLARLSADLLPAFLSEAVGACAVRGLLAGRVPPEGPWELQGIELLSQNELYRQILLLLHLLPQDLLLTKPCQSSYCYCQEVLDRLIQCGLLVAEETPSFRPACDTKRKHLSAKLLWKPSGDFTDSDSDDFQETEGRCFRLSQQSRCPDFFLFLCRLLSPMLKAFAQAAAFLHQGQLPDTEAGYLEQLFQFLKASAQEEGMFEYADLTLALSAVWTFKDLGVLQEIPSPAGPQLHLSPTFANRDNQDKLEQFIRQFICS from the exons ATGTTGGAATCCAGACCCCAGACCCAGCAGAGGAACAACCACAGTGGTCAGGAG ACTAGCTTGTGGTCCTCGGGCTTTGGGATGAAGCTGGAGGCAGTCACTCCATTCCTGGGCAAGTATCGCCCCTTTGTGGGTCGTTGCTGCCAGACTTGTACCCCTAAGAGCTGG GAGTCCCTCTTCCACAGAAGCATTATGGATCTGGGCTTCTGCAATGTGATTCTGGTGAAGGAGGAGAACACCAG GTTTCGGGGATGGCTGGTTCGCAGGCTCTGCTATTTTCTTTGGTCCTTGGAGCAACACATACCAACCAGCTGTGATGCCTCACCAAAGATCATGGAAAGCACTGG GGTGCAGAACCTCCTCTCAGGAAGGGTaccaggaggggctggggaaggcCAGGCACCCAGCCTTGTGAAGAAAGAGGTGCATCGCCTCCTGGGCCACATTCAGGCCCCACTTCACCCCTTCCTGCTCAG GTTGTTCAGCTGGGCACTGCTTTGGTTCCTGAACCGTCTCTTCCTGAATGTGCAGCTCCATAAGGGGCAGATGAAGATGGTCCATAAAGCCACCCAGGTA GGCTCGCCACTCATCTTCCTCTCTACTCACAAGTCACTCATGGATGGGATCCTGTTGCCATTTGTGTTGCTGTCCCAGGGCCTGGGTGTGCTTCGTGTGGCTTGGGACCCCTGCACCTGTTCTCCTGCTCTTAG AGCTCTGCTGAGAAAACTTGGAGTGCTTTTCCTGCCCCCAGAGGCCAACCTCCCTTTGGACAGCTCAGAGGGTATCCGTGCAAGGGCTGTAGTCCGTGCA GCCTCAGCTCCCCTGGGACTGTGGACAGGGGCTCTGGCTGTCCTGCGGAGGCTGCACAAGTGCTGGGGCTGCAGCAGCAGAGTCTGTGTCAGGGTGCACTTTGGCCAGCCATTCTCCCTCCAG GAATACACCATCAATGCCAGAAGCTGCTGGGATGGCAGGCAGACCCTGGAACACTTGTTGCAGCCCATTGTGCTGGGCCAATG TTCTGTTGTCCCAGACACTGAAAAGGAGCAGGAGTGGACACCGACAACTGGGCTTCTCCTGGCCCTCAAGGAAAAAGACCAGCTCCTCGTCAGGAGACTGAGTCAGCATGTTCTTAATG CCAGTGTGGCGAGTGCGGCAGTGATGAGCACAGCCATCATGGCGACGCTGTTGCTGTTCAAGCACCAGAAG CTCCTGGGGGAGTTCTCCTGGCTGACAGAAGAGACACTGCTGCGTGGCTTTGATGTGGGCTTCTCTGGGCAGCTGCGGTGCCTGACAAAACACACACTCAGCCTGCTGCGGGCACACGTGGTCTTGCTGCGCGTCCACCAAGGGGATTTGGTTGTGGTGCCAAGGCCTGGCCCAGGCCTCACATATCTGGCACGTCTTAGCGCAGACCTGCTTCCTGCGTTTCTGAGTGAAGCTGTGGGTG CGTGTGCAGTGCGGGGGCTGCTAGCAGGCAGGGTACCACCTGAGGGGCCCTGGGAGCTGCAGGGCATAGAGCTGCTGAGCCAGAATGAACTGTACCGCCAgatcctgctgctgctgcatctGCTGCCTCAAGACCTGCTGCTGACAAAG CCTTGCCAGTCTTCCTACTGTTACTGTCAGGAGGTGCTAGACCGGCTCATCCAGTGTGGGCTCCTGGTTGCTGAGGAG ACTCCAAGCTTCCGTCCAGCCTGTGACACAAAGAGAAAGCACCTGAGTGCAAAGCTGCTGTGGAAACCAAGCGGGGATTTTACTGACAGTGATAGTGACGACTTCCAGGAGACTGAAGGCCGTTGCTTCAGG CTTAGCCAGCAGTCTCGCTGCCCtgacttcttcctcttcctctgccgCCTCCTCAGCCCCATGCTGAAGGCCTTCGCACAGGCTGCTGCCTTCCTCCACCAGGGGCAGCTGCCAGATACTG AGGCAGGCTACTTGGAGCAGTTGTTCCAGTTTTTGAAGGCCAGTGCCCAGGAAGAAGGGATGTTTG AGTATGCAGACCTAACCCTTGCTCTCAGTGCTGTTTGGACCTTCAAAGACCTGGGG GTACTGCAGGAAATACCCAGCCCTGCTGGACCCCAGCTCCACCTGTCCCCTACATTTGCTAACCGGGACAATCAGGACAAGCTGGAACAGTTCATCCGGCagttcatctgcagctag
- the Gpat2 gene encoding glycerol-3-phosphate acyltransferase 2, mitochondrial isoform X3 → MLESRPQTQQRNNHSGQETSLWSSGFGMKLEAVTPFLGKYRPFVGRCCQTCTPKSWESLFHRSIMDLGFCNVILVKEENTRFRGWLVRRLCYFLWSLEQHIPTSCDASPKIMESTGVQNLLSGRVPGGAGEGQAPSLVKKEVHRLLGHIQAPLHPFLLRLFSWALLWFLNRLFLNVQLHKGQMKMVHKATQVGSPLIFLSTHKSLMDGILLPFVLLSQGLGVLRVAWDPCTCSPALRALLRKLGVLFLPPEANLPLDSSEGIRARAVVRAASAPLGLWTGALAVLRRLHKCWGCSSRVCVRVHFGQPFSLQEYTINARSCWDGRQTLEHLLQPIVLGQCSVVPDTEKEQEWTPTTGLLLALKEKDQLLVRRLSQHVLNASVASAAVMSTAIMATLLLFKHQKGVALSKLLGEFSWLTEETLLRGFDVGFSGQLRCLTKHTLSLLRAHVVLLRVHQGDLVVVPRPGPGLTYLARLSADLLPAFLSEAVGACAVRGLLAGRVPPEGPWELQGIELLSQNELYRQILLLLHLLPQDLLLTKPCQSSYCYCQEVLDRLIQCGLLVAEETPSFRPACDTKRKHLSAKLLWKPSGDFTDSDSDDFQETEGRCFRLSQQSRCPDFFLFLCRLLSPMLKAFAQAAAFLHQGQLPDTEAGYLEQLFQFLKASAQEEGMFEYADLTLALSAVWTFKDLGVLQEIPSPAGPQLHLSPTFANRDNQDKLEQFIRQFICS, encoded by the exons ATGTTGGAATCCAGACCCCAGACCCAGCAGAGGAACAACCACAGTGGTCAGGAG ACTAGCTTGTGGTCCTCGGGCTTTGGGATGAAGCTGGAGGCAGTCACTCCATTCCTGGGCAAGTATCGCCCCTTTGTGGGTCGTTGCTGCCAGACTTGTACCCCTAAGAGCTGG GAGTCCCTCTTCCACAGAAGCATTATGGATCTGGGCTTCTGCAATGTGATTCTGGTGAAGGAGGAGAACACCAG GTTTCGGGGATGGCTGGTTCGCAGGCTCTGCTATTTTCTTTGGTCCTTGGAGCAACACATACCAACCAGCTGTGATGCCTCACCAAAGATCATGGAAAGCACTGG GGTGCAGAACCTCCTCTCAGGAAGGGTaccaggaggggctggggaaggcCAGGCACCCAGCCTTGTGAAGAAAGAGGTGCATCGCCTCCTGGGCCACATTCAGGCCCCACTTCACCCCTTCCTGCTCAG GTTGTTCAGCTGGGCACTGCTTTGGTTCCTGAACCGTCTCTTCCTGAATGTGCAGCTCCATAAGGGGCAGATGAAGATGGTCCATAAAGCCACCCAGGTA GGCTCGCCACTCATCTTCCTCTCTACTCACAAGTCACTCATGGATGGGATCCTGTTGCCATTTGTGTTGCTGTCCCAGGGCCTGGGTGTGCTTCGTGTGGCTTGGGACCCCTGCACCTGTTCTCCTGCTCTTAG AGCTCTGCTGAGAAAACTTGGAGTGCTTTTCCTGCCCCCAGAGGCCAACCTCCCTTTGGACAGCTCAGAGGGTATCCGTGCAAGGGCTGTAGTCCGTGCA GCCTCAGCTCCCCTGGGACTGTGGACAGGGGCTCTGGCTGTCCTGCGGAGGCTGCACAAGTGCTGGGGCTGCAGCAGCAGAGTCTGTGTCAGGGTGCACTTTGGCCAGCCATTCTCCCTCCAG GAATACACCATCAATGCCAGAAGCTGCTGGGATGGCAGGCAGACCCTGGAACACTTGTTGCAGCCCATTGTGCTGGGCCAATG TTCTGTTGTCCCAGACACTGAAAAGGAGCAGGAGTGGACACCGACAACTGGGCTTCTCCTGGCCCTCAAGGAAAAAGACCAGCTCCTCGTCAGGAGACTGAGTCAGCATGTTCTTAATG CCAGTGTGGCGAGTGCGGCAGTGATGAGCACAGCCATCATGGCGACGCTGTTGCTGTTCAAGCACCAGAAG GGTGTGGCTCTGTCCAAGCTCCTGGGGGAGTTCTCCTGGCTGACAGAAGAGACACTGCTGCGTGGCTTTGATGTGGGCTTCTCTGGGCAGCTGCGGTGCCTGACAAAACACACACTCAGCCTGCTGCGGGCACACGTGGTCTTGCTGCGCGTCCACCAAGGGGATTTGGTTGTGGTGCCAAGGCCTGGCCCAGGCCTCACATATCTGGCACGTCTTAGCGCAGACCTGCTTCCTGCGTTTCTGAGTGAAGCTGTGGGTG CGTGTGCAGTGCGGGGGCTGCTAGCAGGCAGGGTACCACCTGAGGGGCCCTGGGAGCTGCAGGGCATAGAGCTGCTGAGCCAGAATGAACTGTACCGCCAgatcctgctgctgctgcatctGCTGCCTCAAGACCTGCTGCTGACAAAG CCTTGCCAGTCTTCCTACTGTTACTGTCAGGAGGTGCTAGACCGGCTCATCCAGTGTGGGCTCCTGGTTGCTGAGGAG ACTCCAAGCTTCCGTCCAGCCTGTGACACAAAGAGAAAGCACCTGAGTGCAAAGCTGCTGTGGAAACCAAGCGGGGATTTTACTGACAGTGATAGTGACGACTTCCAGGAGACTGAAGGCCGTTGCTTCAGG CTTAGCCAGCAGTCTCGCTGCCCtgacttcttcctcttcctctgccgCCTCCTCAGCCCCATGCTGAAGGCCTTCGCACAGGCTGCTGCCTTCCTCCACCAGGGGCAGCTGCCAGATACTG AGGCAGGCTACTTGGAGCAGTTGTTCCAGTTTTTGAAGGCCAGTGCCCAGGAAGAAGGGATGTTTG AGTATGCAGACCTAACCCTTGCTCTCAGTGCTGTTTGGACCTTCAAAGACCTGGGG GTACTGCAGGAAATACCCAGCCCTGCTGGACCCCAGCTCCACCTGTCCCCTACATTTGCTAACCGGGACAATCAGGACAAGCTGGAACAGTTCATCCGGCagttcatctgcagctag
- the Gpat2 gene encoding glycerol-3-phosphate acyltransferase 2, mitochondrial isoform X2 has protein sequence MLESRPQTQQRNNHSGQETSLWSSGFGMKLEAVTPFLGKYRPFVGRCCQTCTPKSWESLFHRSIMDLGFCNVILVKEENTRFRGWLVRRLCYFLWSLEQHIPTSCDASPKIMESTGVQNLLSGRVPGGAGEGQAPSLVKKEVHRLLGHIQAPLHPFLLRLFSWALLWFLNRLFLNVQLHKGQMKMVHKATQVGSPLIFLSTHKSLMDGILLPFVLLSQGLGVLRVAWDPCTCSPALRALLRKLGVLFLPPEANLPLDSSEGIRARAVVRATVEQLLVSGQPLLIFLEEPPGHPGPRLSALGQAWLGLVVQVVQEGIIPDAMLVPVAITYDRVPDAPSDMNHASAPLGLWTGALAVLRRLHKCWGCSSRVCVRVHFGQPFSLQEYTINARSCWDGRQTLEHLLQPIVLGQCSVVPDTEKEQEWTPTTGLLLALKEKDQLLVRRLSQHVLNASVASAAVMSTAIMATLLLFKHQKLLGEFSWLTEETLLRGFDVGFSGQLRCLTKHTLSLLRAHVVLLRVHQGDLVVVPRPGPGLTYLARLSADLLPAFLSEAVGACAVRGLLAGRVPPEGPWELQGIELLSQNELYRQILLLLHLLPQDLLLTKPCQSSYCYCQEVLDRLIQCGLLVAEETPSFRPACDTKRKHLSAKLLWKPSGDFTDSDSDDFQETEGRCFRLSQQSRCPDFFLFLCRLLSPMLKAFAQAAAFLHQGQLPDTEAGYLEQLFQFLKASAQEEGMFEYADLTLALSAVWTFKDLGVLQEIPSPAGPQLHLSPTFANRDNQDKLEQFIRQFICS, from the exons ATGTTGGAATCCAGACCCCAGACCCAGCAGAGGAACAACCACAGTGGTCAGGAG ACTAGCTTGTGGTCCTCGGGCTTTGGGATGAAGCTGGAGGCAGTCACTCCATTCCTGGGCAAGTATCGCCCCTTTGTGGGTCGTTGCTGCCAGACTTGTACCCCTAAGAGCTGG GAGTCCCTCTTCCACAGAAGCATTATGGATCTGGGCTTCTGCAATGTGATTCTGGTGAAGGAGGAGAACACCAG GTTTCGGGGATGGCTGGTTCGCAGGCTCTGCTATTTTCTTTGGTCCTTGGAGCAACACATACCAACCAGCTGTGATGCCTCACCAAAGATCATGGAAAGCACTGG GGTGCAGAACCTCCTCTCAGGAAGGGTaccaggaggggctggggaaggcCAGGCACCCAGCCTTGTGAAGAAAGAGGTGCATCGCCTCCTGGGCCACATTCAGGCCCCACTTCACCCCTTCCTGCTCAG GTTGTTCAGCTGGGCACTGCTTTGGTTCCTGAACCGTCTCTTCCTGAATGTGCAGCTCCATAAGGGGCAGATGAAGATGGTCCATAAAGCCACCCAGGTA GGCTCGCCACTCATCTTCCTCTCTACTCACAAGTCACTCATGGATGGGATCCTGTTGCCATTTGTGTTGCTGTCCCAGGGCCTGGGTGTGCTTCGTGTGGCTTGGGACCCCTGCACCTGTTCTCCTGCTCTTAG AGCTCTGCTGAGAAAACTTGGAGTGCTTTTCCTGCCCCCAGAGGCCAACCTCCCTTTGGACAGCTCAGAGGGTATCCGTGCAAGGGCTGTAGTCCGTGCA ACTGTGGAACAGCTGCTGGTCAGTGGACAGCCCCTGCTCATCTTCTTGGAGGAGCCCCCGGGCCACCCAGGGCCCCGGCTCTCAGCCCTGGGCCAGGCTTGGCTAGGGTTGGTGGTCCAGGTGGTCCAGGAGGGCATCATCCCAGATGCCATGTTAGTGCCAGTGGCCATTACTTATGACCGGgttccagatgcaccaagtgatatGAACCAC GCCTCAGCTCCCCTGGGACTGTGGACAGGGGCTCTGGCTGTCCTGCGGAGGCTGCACAAGTGCTGGGGCTGCAGCAGCAGAGTCTGTGTCAGGGTGCACTTTGGCCAGCCATTCTCCCTCCAG GAATACACCATCAATGCCAGAAGCTGCTGGGATGGCAGGCAGACCCTGGAACACTTGTTGCAGCCCATTGTGCTGGGCCAATG TTCTGTTGTCCCAGACACTGAAAAGGAGCAGGAGTGGACACCGACAACTGGGCTTCTCCTGGCCCTCAAGGAAAAAGACCAGCTCCTCGTCAGGAGACTGAGTCAGCATGTTCTTAATG CCAGTGTGGCGAGTGCGGCAGTGATGAGCACAGCCATCATGGCGACGCTGTTGCTGTTCAAGCACCAGAAG CTCCTGGGGGAGTTCTCCTGGCTGACAGAAGAGACACTGCTGCGTGGCTTTGATGTGGGCTTCTCTGGGCAGCTGCGGTGCCTGACAAAACACACACTCAGCCTGCTGCGGGCACACGTGGTCTTGCTGCGCGTCCACCAAGGGGATTTGGTTGTGGTGCCAAGGCCTGGCCCAGGCCTCACATATCTGGCACGTCTTAGCGCAGACCTGCTTCCTGCGTTTCTGAGTGAAGCTGTGGGTG CGTGTGCAGTGCGGGGGCTGCTAGCAGGCAGGGTACCACCTGAGGGGCCCTGGGAGCTGCAGGGCATAGAGCTGCTGAGCCAGAATGAACTGTACCGCCAgatcctgctgctgctgcatctGCTGCCTCAAGACCTGCTGCTGACAAAG CCTTGCCAGTCTTCCTACTGTTACTGTCAGGAGGTGCTAGACCGGCTCATCCAGTGTGGGCTCCTGGTTGCTGAGGAG ACTCCAAGCTTCCGTCCAGCCTGTGACACAAAGAGAAAGCACCTGAGTGCAAAGCTGCTGTGGAAACCAAGCGGGGATTTTACTGACAGTGATAGTGACGACTTCCAGGAGACTGAAGGCCGTTGCTTCAGG CTTAGCCAGCAGTCTCGCTGCCCtgacttcttcctcttcctctgccgCCTCCTCAGCCCCATGCTGAAGGCCTTCGCACAGGCTGCTGCCTTCCTCCACCAGGGGCAGCTGCCAGATACTG AGGCAGGCTACTTGGAGCAGTTGTTCCAGTTTTTGAAGGCCAGTGCCCAGGAAGAAGGGATGTTTG AGTATGCAGACCTAACCCTTGCTCTCAGTGCTGTTTGGACCTTCAAAGACCTGGGG GTACTGCAGGAAATACCCAGCCCTGCTGGACCCCAGCTCCACCTGTCCCCTACATTTGCTAACCGGGACAATCAGGACAAGCTGGAACAGTTCATCCGGCagttcatctgcagctag
- the Gpat2 gene encoding glycerol-3-phosphate acyltransferase 2, mitochondrial isoform X1, with product MLESRPQTQQRNNHSGQETSLWSSGFGMKLEAVTPFLGKYRPFVGRCCQTCTPKSWESLFHRSIMDLGFCNVILVKEENTRFRGWLVRRLCYFLWSLEQHIPTSCDASPKIMESTGVQNLLSGRVPGGAGEGQAPSLVKKEVHRLLGHIQAPLHPFLLRLFSWALLWFLNRLFLNVQLHKGQMKMVHKATQVGSPLIFLSTHKSLMDGILLPFVLLSQGLGVLRVAWDPCTCSPALRALLRKLGVLFLPPEANLPLDSSEGIRARAVVRATVEQLLVSGQPLLIFLEEPPGHPGPRLSALGQAWLGLVVQVVQEGIIPDAMLVPVAITYDRVPDAPSDMNHASAPLGLWTGALAVLRRLHKCWGCSSRVCVRVHFGQPFSLQEYTINARSCWDGRQTLEHLLQPIVLGQCSVVPDTEKEQEWTPTTGLLLALKEKDQLLVRRLSQHVLNASVASAAVMSTAIMATLLLFKHQKGVALSKLLGEFSWLTEETLLRGFDVGFSGQLRCLTKHTLSLLRAHVVLLRVHQGDLVVVPRPGPGLTYLARLSADLLPAFLSEAVGACAVRGLLAGRVPPEGPWELQGIELLSQNELYRQILLLLHLLPQDLLLTKPCQSSYCYCQEVLDRLIQCGLLVAEETPSFRPACDTKRKHLSAKLLWKPSGDFTDSDSDDFQETEGRCFRLSQQSRCPDFFLFLCRLLSPMLKAFAQAAAFLHQGQLPDTEAGYLEQLFQFLKASAQEEGMFEYADLTLALSAVWTFKDLGVLQEIPSPAGPQLHLSPTFANRDNQDKLEQFIRQFICS from the exons ATGTTGGAATCCAGACCCCAGACCCAGCAGAGGAACAACCACAGTGGTCAGGAG ACTAGCTTGTGGTCCTCGGGCTTTGGGATGAAGCTGGAGGCAGTCACTCCATTCCTGGGCAAGTATCGCCCCTTTGTGGGTCGTTGCTGCCAGACTTGTACCCCTAAGAGCTGG GAGTCCCTCTTCCACAGAAGCATTATGGATCTGGGCTTCTGCAATGTGATTCTGGTGAAGGAGGAGAACACCAG GTTTCGGGGATGGCTGGTTCGCAGGCTCTGCTATTTTCTTTGGTCCTTGGAGCAACACATACCAACCAGCTGTGATGCCTCACCAAAGATCATGGAAAGCACTGG GGTGCAGAACCTCCTCTCAGGAAGGGTaccaggaggggctggggaaggcCAGGCACCCAGCCTTGTGAAGAAAGAGGTGCATCGCCTCCTGGGCCACATTCAGGCCCCACTTCACCCCTTCCTGCTCAG GTTGTTCAGCTGGGCACTGCTTTGGTTCCTGAACCGTCTCTTCCTGAATGTGCAGCTCCATAAGGGGCAGATGAAGATGGTCCATAAAGCCACCCAGGTA GGCTCGCCACTCATCTTCCTCTCTACTCACAAGTCACTCATGGATGGGATCCTGTTGCCATTTGTGTTGCTGTCCCAGGGCCTGGGTGTGCTTCGTGTGGCTTGGGACCCCTGCACCTGTTCTCCTGCTCTTAG AGCTCTGCTGAGAAAACTTGGAGTGCTTTTCCTGCCCCCAGAGGCCAACCTCCCTTTGGACAGCTCAGAGGGTATCCGTGCAAGGGCTGTAGTCCGTGCA ACTGTGGAACAGCTGCTGGTCAGTGGACAGCCCCTGCTCATCTTCTTGGAGGAGCCCCCGGGCCACCCAGGGCCCCGGCTCTCAGCCCTGGGCCAGGCTTGGCTAGGGTTGGTGGTCCAGGTGGTCCAGGAGGGCATCATCCCAGATGCCATGTTAGTGCCAGTGGCCATTACTTATGACCGGgttccagatgcaccaagtgatatGAACCAC GCCTCAGCTCCCCTGGGACTGTGGACAGGGGCTCTGGCTGTCCTGCGGAGGCTGCACAAGTGCTGGGGCTGCAGCAGCAGAGTCTGTGTCAGGGTGCACTTTGGCCAGCCATTCTCCCTCCAG GAATACACCATCAATGCCAGAAGCTGCTGGGATGGCAGGCAGACCCTGGAACACTTGTTGCAGCCCATTGTGCTGGGCCAATG TTCTGTTGTCCCAGACACTGAAAAGGAGCAGGAGTGGACACCGACAACTGGGCTTCTCCTGGCCCTCAAGGAAAAAGACCAGCTCCTCGTCAGGAGACTGAGTCAGCATGTTCTTAATG CCAGTGTGGCGAGTGCGGCAGTGATGAGCACAGCCATCATGGCGACGCTGTTGCTGTTCAAGCACCAGAAG GGTGTGGCTCTGTCCAAGCTCCTGGGGGAGTTCTCCTGGCTGACAGAAGAGACACTGCTGCGTGGCTTTGATGTGGGCTTCTCTGGGCAGCTGCGGTGCCTGACAAAACACACACTCAGCCTGCTGCGGGCACACGTGGTCTTGCTGCGCGTCCACCAAGGGGATTTGGTTGTGGTGCCAAGGCCTGGCCCAGGCCTCACATATCTGGCACGTCTTAGCGCAGACCTGCTTCCTGCGTTTCTGAGTGAAGCTGTGGGTG CGTGTGCAGTGCGGGGGCTGCTAGCAGGCAGGGTACCACCTGAGGGGCCCTGGGAGCTGCAGGGCATAGAGCTGCTGAGCCAGAATGAACTGTACCGCCAgatcctgctgctgctgcatctGCTGCCTCAAGACCTGCTGCTGACAAAG CCTTGCCAGTCTTCCTACTGTTACTGTCAGGAGGTGCTAGACCGGCTCATCCAGTGTGGGCTCCTGGTTGCTGAGGAG ACTCCAAGCTTCCGTCCAGCCTGTGACACAAAGAGAAAGCACCTGAGTGCAAAGCTGCTGTGGAAACCAAGCGGGGATTTTACTGACAGTGATAGTGACGACTTCCAGGAGACTGAAGGCCGTTGCTTCAGG CTTAGCCAGCAGTCTCGCTGCCCtgacttcttcctcttcctctgccgCCTCCTCAGCCCCATGCTGAAGGCCTTCGCACAGGCTGCTGCCTTCCTCCACCAGGGGCAGCTGCCAGATACTG AGGCAGGCTACTTGGAGCAGTTGTTCCAGTTTTTGAAGGCCAGTGCCCAGGAAGAAGGGATGTTTG AGTATGCAGACCTAACCCTTGCTCTCAGTGCTGTTTGGACCTTCAAAGACCTGGGG GTACTGCAGGAAATACCCAGCCCTGCTGGACCCCAGCTCCACCTGTCCCCTACATTTGCTAACCGGGACAATCAGGACAAGCTGGAACAGTTCATCCGGCagttcatctgcagctag